Proteins encoded in a region of the Pocillopora verrucosa isolate sample1 chromosome 11, ASM3666991v2, whole genome shotgun sequence genome:
- the LOC131795274 gene encoding cyclin-dependent kinase 17-like isoform X3, protein MSIFYFSSFKTVSAPGGSSKRLSLPVLHYGSSLNDISMRKSPAHRTRSSTEFGSHKSPPFGSEQHLSRRSRRMSLSELGYGKMETYVKLDKLGEGTYATVFKGKSKLTDNLVALKEIRLEHEEGAPCTAIREVSLLKDLKHANIVTLHDIVHTPKSLTLVFEYLEKDLKQYMDDCGGIMSMNNVRIFLYQLLRGLHYCHSRKVLHRDLKPQNLLINDKGELKLADFGLARAKSVPTKTYSNEVVTLWYRPPDVLLGSTEYSTQIDMWGVGCIFFEMATGRPFFPGSTVEDQLHLIFKTLGTPTEETWPGITTNEIFLSGRFPFYPREHLINHSPRLDNSGLDLLERFVEFVVKDRISAWDAMRHDYFFSLGKKIQELKNEETIFGMDDIRLAKDPGYRPVGRTGIGPGRRRQSMLF, encoded by the exons ATGAGCATATTTTACTTCAGCAGTTTCAAG ACTGTTTCAGCACCTGGTGGTTCCAGCAAACGACTCTCCTTACCTGTTCTTCATTATGGGTCGTCATTGAATGATATTTCAATGAGGAAAAGCCCAGCCCATCGTACAAGGAGCTCAACAGAGTTTGGCTCACACAAGAGTCCTCCCTTTGGCAGTGAACAGCATCTTAGTCGAAGGAGCAGGAGGATGTCCCTG TCTGAACTTGGTTACGGAAAAATGGAAACTTATGTCAAGTTGGACAAATTGGGCgag GGTACATATGCGACAGTTTTCAAGGGGAAAAGCAA ACTTACAGATAACCTAGTTGCGTTGAAAGAAATCAGATTAGAACACGAGGAAGGTGCTCCATGTACAGCTATCAGAGAAG TGTCGCTCTTGAAAGatttaaaacatgcaaatatTGTCACTCTTCATGATATTGTACACACTCCGAAGTCGCTGACGCTAGTTTTTGAATATCTG GAAAAAGATCTGAAGCAATACATGGATGATTGTGGAGGAATAATGAGTATGAACAACGTCAGA atATTCCTGTATCAGTTACTAAGAGGACTTCATTACTGTCATAGCAGAAAAGTTCTCCACAG AGATCTTAAACCCCAAAATCTTCTCATAAACGATAAAGGAGAACTAAAACTCGCAGACTTTG GCCTCGCAAGAGCGAAGTCAGTACCTACTAAAACATACTCCAATGAAGTCGTAACGTTGTG gtatagACCGCCAGATGTTCTTTTGGGGTCAACGGAATACTCAACACAAATCGACATGTG ggGTGTGGGGTGTATATTTTTTGAGATGGCGACGGGAAGGCCTTTTTTCCCCGGATCTACCGTGGAGGATCAGCTTCATTTAATTTTCAAG ACGCTGGGAACCCCAACGGAGGAAACGTGGCCTGGAATTACAACTAACGAAATTTTTCTGTCAG GACGATTCCCATTTTACCCAAGGGAACATCTTATCAATCACTCTCCAAG aCTTGATAATTCAGGGCTCGACTTACTTGAAAGATTTGTCGAG TTTGTTGTGAAGGACAGAATATCAGCTTGGGATGCAATGAGACAcgattatttcttttctttgggcaaaaaaattcaagagtTAAAAAATG aGGAAACAATTTTTGGTATGGATGATATTAGGTTGGCTAAGGACCCGGGCTACAGACCTGTGGGAAGAACGGGTATTG GCCCTGGTAGAAGACGGCAGAGTATGCTATTTTAG